One genomic region from Amycolatopsis sp. FBCC-B4732 encodes:
- a CDS encoding MFS transporter: protein MPVALLALAIGAFGIGTTEFVMMGVLPQAAADFGVDIPTAGYLISGYALGVVIGAPLLTAAAVRLPRKTMLLAMMGLFTLGNALFALSPNQEFGVAFRFLAGLPHGAFFGAGAVVASSLVGPGQRAKAVSMMFLGLTLANVIGVPLGTLLGQQVGWRATFGVVAVIGLVAAAAIAKLVPHQGKPADASLRGELGAFKRPQVHLALAIVTFGLGGVFACLSYITPMLTDVAGYSPSNVTLLLSLAGVGMTIGNLLGGRLADRALMPGLYAALLSLACVLGIFTITAQGKVGAAITIFFVGVAGFMIGPMMQARIMEKAGGTPSLVSAAVQSAFNIANSIGAYLGGLVIAGGLGLVAPNWVGALLAVFGLSLAVVSGGLDRRDAKAERRELALAS from the coding sequence GTGCCCGTCGCGCTGCTCGCGCTCGCCATCGGAGCTTTCGGCATCGGGACCACCGAGTTCGTCATGATGGGCGTGCTGCCCCAGGCGGCCGCCGACTTCGGCGTCGACATCCCGACCGCCGGCTACCTCATCTCCGGTTACGCCCTCGGCGTCGTCATCGGCGCCCCCCTGCTCACCGCGGCCGCCGTCCGGCTGCCGCGCAAGACCATGCTGCTGGCCATGATGGGCCTGTTCACGCTGGGCAACGCCCTCTTCGCGCTCTCCCCCAACCAGGAGTTCGGCGTCGCGTTCCGGTTCCTCGCCGGCCTGCCGCACGGCGCGTTCTTCGGCGCGGGCGCGGTCGTCGCGTCCAGCCTGGTCGGACCCGGCCAGCGCGCGAAGGCCGTGTCGATGATGTTCCTCGGCCTGACCCTGGCCAACGTCATCGGCGTGCCGCTGGGCACGCTGCTGGGCCAGCAGGTCGGCTGGCGCGCCACGTTCGGCGTCGTCGCCGTGATCGGCCTGGTCGCCGCCGCGGCCATCGCGAAGCTGGTGCCGCACCAGGGCAAGCCCGCCGACGCGTCACTGCGGGGTGAGCTCGGCGCGTTCAAGCGGCCGCAGGTGCACCTCGCGCTGGCGATCGTCACGTTCGGGCTCGGCGGCGTGTTCGCCTGCCTGTCCTACATCACGCCGATGCTGACCGACGTGGCCGGCTACTCACCGTCCAACGTCACGTTGCTGCTGTCGCTGGCCGGCGTCGGCATGACGATCGGCAACCTGCTCGGCGGCCGCCTGGCCGACCGCGCGCTGATGCCGGGCCTGTACGCGGCGCTGCTGTCGCTGGCGTGCGTGCTGGGCATCTTCACGATCACCGCGCAGGGCAAGGTCGGCGCGGCGATCACGATCTTCTTCGTCGGCGTCGCCGGGTTCATGATCGGCCCGATGATGCAGGCGCGGATCATGGAGAAGGCGGGCGGCACACCGTCCCTGGTGTCGGCCGCCGTCCAGTCCGCGTTCAACATCGCCAACTCGATCGGCGCGTACCTCGGCGGGCTGGTGATCGCCGGGGGCCTCGGCCTGGTGGCACCCAACTGGGTCGGCGCGCTGCTGGCCGTCTTCGGGCTCTCGCTCGCGGTCGTGTCCGGCGGGCTCGACCGGCGTGACGCCAAGGCCGAACGCCGCGAACTGGCCCTCGCTTCCTGA
- a CDS encoding DUF3017 domain-containing protein: MTMTEDRRDVGDRRSGQPRFTQLPFALVLLVAAVAALRIVQYHWREGAALIGVALLLAGILRAVLPTARAGLLVIRGKAVDIVTYTGLAAGVLFVALTIIGGPFASS; this comes from the coding sequence ATGACGATGACCGAAGACCGGCGGGACGTGGGCGACCGCCGGAGCGGGCAACCCCGGTTCACGCAGCTGCCGTTCGCGCTGGTGCTCCTGGTGGCGGCCGTCGCGGCGCTGCGCATCGTCCAGTACCACTGGCGGGAGGGCGCGGCGCTGATCGGCGTCGCGCTCCTCCTCGCGGGGATCCTGCGCGCGGTGCTCCCGACGGCACGCGCCGGCCTGCTGGTGATCCGCGGCAAGGCCGTGGACATCGTCACGTACACCGGCCTCGCGGCCGGCGTCCTGTTCGTGGCCCTGACGATCATCGGCGGCCCGTTCGCCTCCTCTTAG
- a CDS encoding bifunctional methylenetetrahydrofolate dehydrogenase/methenyltetrahydrofolate cyclohydrolase, producing the protein MTAKILDGKATKNAIFAELEPRVAALAAKGVTPGLGTVLVGDDPGSHSYVRMKHADSGKIGINSIRRDLPADITQEKLEAVVDELNADPACHGYIVQLPLPKHLDANRVLERIDPEKDADGLAPVSLGRLVLGQQGALPCTPYGIIELLKRHGVELNGAQVTVVGRGITVGRTLGLLLTRRSENATVTLCHTGTRDLAAEVRRADVVIAAAGVPGIITADMVAPGAAVLDVGVSHVDGKLTGDVHPDVAEVAGWLSPNPGGVGPMTRAMLVSNVVEAAERTLRGR; encoded by the coding sequence GTGACGGCGAAGATTCTCGACGGCAAAGCCACCAAGAACGCCATTTTCGCGGAGCTCGAACCCCGCGTCGCGGCGCTGGCCGCGAAGGGGGTGACGCCGGGCCTGGGTACCGTCCTGGTCGGCGACGACCCGGGGTCGCACTCGTACGTGCGGATGAAGCACGCCGACAGCGGCAAGATCGGGATCAACTCGATCCGCCGCGACCTGCCCGCGGACATCACCCAGGAGAAGCTCGAAGCCGTCGTCGACGAGCTGAACGCCGACCCGGCGTGCCACGGCTACATCGTCCAGCTGCCGCTGCCGAAGCACCTCGACGCGAACCGCGTCCTCGAGCGCATCGATCCGGAGAAGGACGCCGACGGCCTCGCCCCGGTCAGCCTCGGCCGGCTCGTGCTGGGCCAGCAGGGCGCGCTGCCGTGCACGCCGTACGGGATCATCGAGCTGCTCAAGCGCCACGGCGTCGAGCTGAACGGCGCCCAGGTCACGGTGGTCGGCCGCGGCATCACCGTCGGCCGCACGCTGGGCCTGCTGCTGACCCGCCGGAGCGAGAACGCCACCGTCACCCTGTGCCACACCGGTACCCGCGACCTCGCCGCCGAGGTCCGCCGCGCCGACGTCGTGATCGCCGCGGCCGGGGTGCCCGGGATCATCACGGCCGACATGGTCGCGCCGGGCGCCGCGGTGCTCGACGTCGGCGTGTCCCACGTGGACGGCAAACTCACCGGCGATGTTCACCCGGACGTGGCCGAGGTGGCCGGCTGGCTTTCGCCGAACCCCGGCGGGGTCGGCCCGATGACGCGGGCGATGCTCGTCAGCAACGTCGTCGAAGCGGCGGAGCGCACGCTCCGAGGCCGATGA
- a CDS encoding glycohydrolase toxin TNT-related protein (This protein contains a domain related to Tuberculosis Necrotizing Toxin, which is the C-terminal effector domain of outer membrane channel protein CpnT, and which has a lethal NAD+-glycohydrolase activity.), with the protein MRGAHARANSQNVPVAQPTTQLNATEQDTLVKQIGLALLRAAPRDWRKVTAEYRAVGRYHELTGEIVTEDGTVHEWLATHDIATLFGRLRGGMYRDGRGTWFNARYQLDHPSSYNLEYNRDEPVWNLAPPPQAYSDELRMFPRTEDNVPEWLIRRMSGLGPEQPGPHFRIARIFDTVGPAGRPVINRPDLEVDEQDRLLEYLERAPLVVPERGYDIDRLAATPEATVPVAFHSDGQWIWPAAVNFYLHKYGVSPEPDLVEHVRAVGFKLPPVDEPTLQAAAGYLTRGNQPPPPPQQRPAGPPPHQGPPQQAPAGPPPAAAVVPPPVVPPQAPAPVEAPLAAHAPVEPEAPAEEHEYAEEGQYAEDGYDDQEFDDRFAEDDQYGEEEYDQQAGHAAGTNGSSPEPGRVPDLDETAEYVPDRPIGHEQDAEPVADEAGHAFDAGQAPRHDEEAARSAFQPPRHEEEHAGFQTGSDGEAFATGEARHEDDAHAFATDQAPHEEDAHAFAPGQAGHDDEHLFTHQGPGRHDDADAHSFAAGQEPPFEPQDEEPAFQPGQRHDEEPAHAFAPGQARHEDEPAFQPGRDDEAASPFQASRDEAAASFQPGRPSRREEAPAFDPGPPTMITQPEVPGVLPVPEPPAPQPEPAAPAPRSGRRALRRETPDHPVLAGLQTKLDELDVPESGYKLGEPAEHGWSVEEVEDGWRVGWYDGKLSNPAVFGDAEDAAAFMLGKLLLNPEGHVPPEEPPAPEPEPEPEPEPAPQRVVATLSPEVATGSYPVRKPEPVPPQEQTAFTSADELFGDLEDDEPPAPPRPPVPPAPVPAGPPPMAQQQVAPPPAPPRREPPSAPTVLAPVPPPVQPPAAPPVPPRPEPARPAVNGGGGGGQQQWPIGPMAGEPPLTLFRGKELRELPAGSELDRFGGPTGNLTYAAGTPFAERSLVPEWVNRPYHVYRVQRPLETLAGVAIPWFNQPGGGSAYLLPASIEELLAEGDLIELDPGEPPVD; encoded by the coding sequence ATGCGGGGTGCACACGCGCGCGCGAACAGTCAAAATGTCCCCGTGGCACAACCGACGACGCAGCTGAACGCGACCGAGCAGGACACCCTGGTCAAGCAGATCGGACTTGCCCTGCTGCGTGCCGCCCCGCGCGACTGGCGCAAAGTCACCGCGGAGTACCGGGCGGTCGGGAGGTACCACGAGCTGACCGGCGAGATCGTCACCGAAGACGGGACGGTCCACGAGTGGCTCGCCACCCACGACATCGCCACGCTCTTCGGCAGGCTTCGCGGCGGCATGTACCGGGACGGGCGCGGAACGTGGTTCAACGCGCGCTACCAGCTCGACCACCCCTCGAGCTACAACCTCGAGTACAACCGCGACGAACCCGTGTGGAACCTCGCGCCGCCGCCCCAGGCCTACTCCGACGAGCTGCGGATGTTCCCGCGCACCGAGGACAACGTGCCCGAGTGGCTGATCCGGCGGATGTCCGGGCTCGGCCCGGAGCAGCCGGGGCCGCACTTCCGGATCGCCCGGATCTTCGACACCGTCGGACCGGCCGGCCGCCCGGTCATCAACCGGCCCGACCTCGAGGTCGACGAGCAGGACCGGCTGCTGGAGTACCTGGAGCGCGCGCCGCTGGTGGTGCCCGAACGCGGGTACGACATCGACCGGCTGGCCGCGACCCCCGAGGCCACCGTCCCGGTCGCCTTCCACAGCGACGGCCAGTGGATCTGGCCCGCCGCCGTCAACTTCTACTTGCACAAGTACGGCGTTTCGCCCGAACCGGACCTCGTCGAGCACGTCCGCGCGGTCGGGTTCAAGCTGCCGCCGGTCGACGAGCCGACGCTGCAGGCCGCCGCGGGGTACCTCACGCGGGGGAATCAGCCGCCGCCCCCGCCGCAGCAGCGTCCGGCCGGGCCGCCGCCGCACCAGGGCCCGCCGCAGCAGGCTCCCGCTGGCCCGCCGCCCGCCGCCGCCGTCGTCCCGCCCCCGGTCGTGCCTCCGCAGGCGCCCGCGCCGGTGGAGGCTCCCCTCGCCGCGCACGCGCCGGTCGAGCCGGAGGCCCCGGCCGAGGAGCACGAGTACGCCGAAGAGGGCCAGTACGCCGAGGACGGCTACGACGACCAGGAGTTCGACGACCGCTTCGCCGAGGACGACCAGTACGGCGAGGAGGAGTACGACCAGCAGGCCGGGCACGCCGCCGGGACGAACGGCTCCTCGCCGGAGCCGGGCCGGGTGCCCGACCTCGACGAGACCGCGGAATACGTGCCCGACCGGCCGATCGGGCACGAGCAGGACGCCGAGCCGGTCGCCGACGAGGCCGGGCACGCGTTCGACGCCGGCCAGGCGCCCCGGCACGACGAGGAAGCCGCGCGCTCCGCCTTCCAGCCGCCGCGGCACGAGGAAGAGCACGCGGGCTTCCAGACGGGGAGCGACGGCGAAGCCTTCGCCACGGGTGAGGCCCGGCACGAGGACGACGCGCACGCCTTCGCCACGGACCAGGCCCCGCACGAAGAGGACGCGCACGCCTTCGCGCCCGGCCAGGCAGGGCACGACGACGAACACCTCTTCACCCACCAGGGCCCGGGCCGGCACGACGACGCCGACGCGCACTCCTTCGCGGCCGGCCAGGAGCCGCCGTTCGAGCCCCAGGACGAGGAGCCGGCGTTCCAGCCCGGCCAGCGCCACGACGAGGAGCCCGCGCACGCCTTCGCGCCCGGCCAGGCCCGGCACGAGGACGAGCCGGCGTTCCAGCCGGGCCGTGACGACGAGGCCGCGTCTCCCTTCCAGGCGAGCCGGGACGAGGCCGCGGCCTCCTTCCAGCCCGGCCGGCCGTCACGGCGCGAGGAAGCGCCCGCGTTCGACCCCGGCCCGCCGACCATGATCACCCAGCCCGAGGTCCCCGGCGTCCTGCCGGTGCCGGAGCCCCCGGCGCCCCAGCCGGAGCCGGCCGCTCCCGCGCCGCGGTCGGGCCGCCGGGCGCTGCGCCGCGAGACCCCGGACCACCCCGTGCTCGCCGGGCTGCAGACCAAGCTCGACGAGCTCGACGTGCCCGAAAGCGGCTACAAGCTGGGCGAGCCGGCCGAGCACGGCTGGAGCGTCGAAGAGGTCGAGGACGGCTGGCGCGTCGGCTGGTACGACGGCAAGCTCAGCAACCCCGCGGTGTTCGGCGACGCCGAGGACGCGGCCGCGTTCATGCTCGGCAAGCTGCTGCTCAACCCGGAGGGTCACGTGCCGCCCGAGGAGCCGCCCGCGCCGGAGCCCGAACCGGAACCCGAGCCCGAGCCGGCGCCGCAGCGGGTCGTCGCGACGCTGTCGCCCGAGGTCGCCACCGGCTCGTACCCGGTCCGCAAGCCGGAGCCGGTGCCGCCGCAGGAGCAGACGGCGTTCACCAGCGCCGACGAGCTCTTCGGCGACCTCGAAGACGACGAGCCGCCGGCCCCGCCGCGCCCGCCCGTCCCGCCCGCGCCGGTCCCGGCCGGGCCGCCGCCGATGGCGCAGCAGCAGGTCGCCCCGCCGCCCGCGCCGCCGCGACGTGAACCGCCGTCGGCACCGACCGTCCTGGCCCCGGTGCCGCCACCGGTCCAGCCCCCGGCCGCGCCGCCGGTGCCGCCGCGCCCGGAACCCGCTCGCCCGGCCGTCAACGGCGGGGGTGGCGGTGGCCAGCAGCAGTGGCCGATCGGGCCGATGGCCGGCGAGCCGCCGCTGACGCTGTTCCGCGGCAAGGAACTGCGCGAGCTGCCCGCGGGCAGCGAGCTGGACCGCTTCGGCGGCCCGACCGGCAACCTGACGTACGCGGCGGGCACGCCGTTCGCGGAGCGGTCGCTGGTGCCGGAATGGGTCAACCGCCCGTACCACGTCTACCGCGTGCAGCGGCCCCTCGAGACGCTGGCCGGCGTCGCGATCCCGTGGTTCAACCAGCCCGGCGGCGGGTCGGCGTACCTGCTGCCGGCGTCGATCGAGGAACTCCTCGCCGAGGGCGACCTGATCGAACTCGACCCGGGCGAACCCCCGGTCGACTGA
- a CDS encoding pentapeptide repeat-containing protein codes for MLETGEDYREAVLSGQWWEKRRFTGCDFTGADLSGLRTRGCTFDDCVFSRADLSRSRHDASAFRSCTFERTVLAESRWTSCSLLGTSFTDCGFAGIALTECDLSLASLAKARLRKLGLSGLRLREANLTDADLAGADLRGSDLTGARLQGAKFDGADLRGARLDANALVQADLRGADVDVETALAFAAAHGLVIR; via the coding sequence GTGCTGGAGACTGGGGAGGACTACCGCGAAGCGGTGTTGTCGGGGCAGTGGTGGGAAAAGCGCCGGTTCACCGGCTGCGACTTCACCGGGGCGGACCTCAGCGGGTTGCGGACCCGCGGGTGCACGTTCGACGACTGCGTGTTCAGCCGGGCCGATCTTTCGCGCTCGCGCCACGACGCGTCGGCGTTCCGCTCGTGCACCTTCGAGCGCACGGTGCTCGCCGAAAGCCGCTGGACGTCGTGCTCGCTGCTGGGCACCTCGTTCACCGACTGCGGGTTCGCCGGGATCGCGCTGACCGAATGCGACCTCTCGCTGGCGTCGCTCGCGAAGGCGCGGCTGCGCAAGCTGGGCCTGTCCGGGCTGCGGCTGCGGGAGGCCAACCTGACCGACGCCGACCTCGCGGGCGCCGACCTCCGCGGCAGCGACCTGACTGGCGCCCGCTTGCAGGGCGCGAAGTTCGACGGCGCCGACCTGCGTGGCGCGCGCCTCGACGCGAACGCGCTCGTGCAGGCCGACCTGCGGGGCGCCGACGTTGACGTCGAGACGGCGCTCGCCTTCGCCGCCGCCCACGGGCTCGTCATCCGCTGA
- a CDS encoding helix-turn-helix domain-containing protein, whose amino-acid sequence MGVPLRPLAVAGARSVYREVAPPPALAGVLTCGWHGRTGWARPLRVLPDGCADLVWDGTALTVVATVGAPLRLWLPAAETRVGVRLRCGAAAAVLGTPMPELPAGATRLSDLWGAEARRAEEALAAADPLAQRGILEKLVAGRGVVPDRRVLAAIDALGRPSVHATDVAAEVGVSERALRRHLVHAVGAGPKQVHRVRRFQLFLRRLELLANRRTSLAGVAADLGYADQSHLGRDCRRLSGSSPAALVRVAEKFQTGDVPPGHDQRHVPSDDPGPL is encoded by the coding sequence ATGGGAGTTCCGCTGCGGCCGCTGGCGGTGGCCGGGGCGCGGTCGGTGTACCGCGAGGTCGCGCCGCCGCCCGCGCTCGCGGGGGTGCTGACGTGTGGCTGGCACGGGCGGACCGGCTGGGCGCGGCCGCTGCGCGTCCTGCCCGACGGCTGCGCGGACCTGGTCTGGGACGGCACCGCGCTCACCGTGGTCGCCACCGTCGGCGCCCCGCTGCGGCTGTGGCTCCCGGCGGCGGAGACCCGCGTCGGCGTCCGGCTGCGCTGCGGTGCCGCGGCGGCGGTCCTCGGGACGCCGATGCCGGAGCTGCCCGCGGGCGCGACCCGGCTGAGCGACCTCTGGGGCGCCGAGGCCCGTCGTGCCGAAGAGGCTCTCGCCGCCGCCGATCCCCTGGCGCAGCGCGGAATCCTCGAGAAGCTCGTCGCCGGCCGGGGCGTGGTGCCGGACCGCCGGGTGCTGGCCGCGATCGACGCGCTGGGCCGTCCTTCGGTGCATGCCACCGACGTCGCCGCCGAAGTGGGCGTGAGCGAACGCGCGCTGCGGCGGCACCTCGTGCACGCGGTCGGCGCCGGGCCGAAGCAGGTCCACCGGGTCCGGCGGTTCCAGCTTTTCCTGCGCCGGCTCGAGCTTTTGGCAAATCGCCGGACGTCGCTGGCGGGCGTCGCGGCGGACCTCGGCTACGCCGACCAGTCCCACCTCGGCCGCGACTGCCGCCGCCTGTCGGGTTCGTCCCCCGCGGCGCTCGTCCGGGTGGCCGAAAAGTTCCAGACCGGCGACGTGCCGCCAGGCCACGATCAGCGGCATGTTCCGAGTGACGATCCCGGTCCGCTGTGA